The stretch of DNA TGGATATGAGATAGGAGCGGCTGGCGATGTCGGCAAGTTCCGGGCGAGAACGGCAACTTGCTGAAGGTTGCGTGTCAGGCTTGATCGCAAGCCTGGCGCAGAGGCTGCTCCCGCAGCGGGGGCTTTGAATATCAGTTGCCTGCCGGAATACGGGCGATGACCTTTATCTCGAAATCGAAGCCGGCGAGCCAGTTGACGCCGAGCGCCGTCCAATTCGGATAGGGCGGCTTGCTGAAAACCTCTTGCTTGACGGCCATGATGGTTGCGAACTGGTTTTCAGGGTCGGTGTGGAAGCTGGTGACATCGACGATATCATCCAGCGTGCAGCCGGCTGCGCTGAGCGTCGCCTTCAGATTCTCAAAGGCCAGCCTTACCTGGCTTTCGAAATCGGGTTCGGGTGTTCCGTCCGAACGGCTTCCGACCTGTCCGGACACAAACAGCAGATCGCCCGATCGGATGGCGGCGGAAT from Rhizobium sp. N324 encodes:
- a CDS encoding RidA family protein, giving the protein MTQREAIFPADRHALYEEHGYSAAIRSGDLLFVSGQVGSRSDGTPEPDFESQVRLAFENLKATLSAAGCTLDDIVDVTSFHTDPENQFATIMAVKQEVFSKPPYPNWTALGVNWLAGFDFEIKVIARIPAGN